The Salvelinus alpinus chromosome 21, SLU_Salpinus.1, whole genome shotgun sequence genome has a segment encoding these proteins:
- the LOC139548521 gene encoding balbiani ring protein 6-like, with protein sequence MERPGVPEEMERPGVPEEMERPGVPEEMERPGVPEEMERPGVPEEMERPGVPEEMERPGVPEEMERPGVPEEMERPGVPEEMERPGVPEEMERPGVPEEMERPGVPEEMERPGVPEEMERPGVPEEMERPGVPEEMERPGVPEEMERPGVPEEMERPGVPKEMERPGVPEEMERPGVPEEMERPGVPEEMERPGVTEEMERPGIPEEMERPGVPEEMERPGVPEEMERPGVPEEMERPGVPEEMERPGVPEEMERPGVPEEMERPGVPEEMERPGVPEEMERPGVPEEMERPVVPEEMERPGVPEEMEWPGVPEEMERPGVLEERFESPWYRT encoded by the coding sequence ATGGAACGGccaggggtccctgaggagatggAACGGccaggggtccctgaggagatggAACGGccaggggtccctgaggagatggAACGGccaggggtccctgaggagatggAACGGCCAGGGGTCCCCGAGGAGATGGAACGGccaggggtccctgaggagatggAACGGccaggggtccctgaggagatggAACGGccaggggtccctgaggagatggAACGGCCAGGGGTCCCCGAGGAGATGGAACGGccaggggtccctgaggagatggAACGGccaggggtccctgaggagatggAACGGccaggggtccctgaggagatggAACGACCAGGGGTCCCCGAGGAGATGGAACGGccaggggtccctgaggagatggAACGGccaggggtccctgaggagatggAACGGccaggggtccctgaggagatggAACGGccaggggtccctgaggagatggAACGGCCAGGGGTCCCTAAGGAGATGGAACGGccaggggtccctgaggagatggAACGGccaggggtccctgaggagatggAACGGccaggggtccctgaggagatggAACGGCCAGGGGTCACTGAGGAGATGGAACGGCCAGGGATCCCTGAGGAGATGGAACGGccaggggtccctgaggagatggAACGGccaggggtccctgaggagatggAACGGccaggggtccctgaggagatggAACGGccaggggtccctgaggagatggAACGGccaggggtccctgaggagatggAACGGccaggggtccctgaggagatggAACGGccaggggtccctgaggagatggAACGGCCAGGGGTCCCCGAGGAGATGGAACGGCCAGGGGTCCCCGAGGAGATGGAACGGCCAGTGGTCCCCGAGGAGATGGAACGGCCAGGGGTCCCCGAGGAGATGGAATGGccaggggtccctgaggagatggAACGGCCAGGGGTCCtcgaggagaggtttgaaagcCCTTGGTATAGGACATGA